A window of Apium graveolens cultivar Ventura chromosome 8, ASM990537v1, whole genome shotgun sequence contains these coding sequences:
- the LOC141677826 gene encoding uncharacterized protein LOC141677826, giving the protein MGSFPGHALPGTLFLCVGLWHIWSSIVRYVSNPGTFRVRVWHPVSGLGGRLRYLELYLIAIGAFADMCIELLYSTHLKFFTNGILNPHHMNDFEHGGMLLMFFIYSVVILLSEQTSFLPLPEGALCFIASTAFCAEYLLFYFHSTTHKGLEGHYHLLLVLLVAFCILSSVAGALMPTSFAADLSNGIALALQGLWFYQSAFTLYGPSMPNGCQLKENEISCISPDHDIRGQLLANFQLFSIVLGLMVGVVGSYGFAAKRYGQAEIRSSHG; this is encoded by the exons ATGGGGTCTTTTCCTGGCCATGCTTTACCAGGAACACTGTTTTTGTGTGTTGGTTTGTGGCACATATGGAGTTCTATTGTTAGGTATGTATCGAATCCAGGAACGTTTCGAGTTAGGGTATGGCATCCGGTTTCTGGTTTAGGTGGTAGGCTTAGGTACTTGGAGTTATATCTTATTGCTATTGGTGCTTTTGCTGATATGTGTATAGAGCTTTTGTATTCGACTCACCTCAAGTTCTTTACCAATGGAATCTTGAACCCGCATCATATGAACGATTTTGAGCACGGTGGGATGCTTCTGATGTTCTTTATCTACAGTGTTGTTATTCTGCTGTCGGAGCAGACCAG CTTTCTTCCATTGCCAGAAGGAGCTTTATGTTTCATCGCCTCCACAGCATTCTGTGCAGAGTACCTGTTATTCTACTTTCACTCGACTACCCATAAAGGCCTTGAGGGTCACTACCATCTCCTCCTCGTCCTTCTTGTAGCATTCTGCATATTATCTAGTGTCGCAGGAGCACTCATGCCAACTAGCTTTGCCGCTGATTTGTCTAATGGCATTGCATTAGCACTGCAAGGCCTTTGGTTCTATCAGTCCGCTTTCACATTGTACGGACCGTCCATGCCAAATGGTTGCCAACTCAAAGAAAACGAGATCTCGTGTATTTCTCCTGATCATGATATTAGAGGGCAGTTGCTTGCTAACTTTCAGTTATTTTCCATAGTATTGGGTCTCATGGTTGGGGTTGTGGGATCTTATGGTTTTGCAGCTAAGAGATATGGGCAAGCTGAAATTAGGAGTTCACATGGCTAG